From the genome of Deltaproteobacteria bacterium, one region includes:
- the rplT gene encoding 50S ribosomal protein L20 yields the protein MPRAKGGSKSHARHKKVLKMAKGYREARSKHYSVAKETVRRALRFQYRDRKVKKREFRRLWIIRINAAAQENGLTYSRLIHGLKIAGMEMDRKILAELAVSDKKAFAEIAEAAKRAL from the coding sequence ATGCCCCGCGCAAAAGGCGGTTCGAAATCGCACGCCCGGCACAAAAAAGTTCTCAAGATGGCCAAGGGCTATCGCGAGGCCCGGTCGAAGCATTACAGCGTCGCGAAGGAAACGGTCCGTCGGGCCCTCAGATTCCAGTATCGCGACCGCAAGGTCAAAAAGCGCGAGTTCCGTCGCCTGTGGATCATCCGTATCAACGCGGCGGCGCAGGAAAACGGCTTGACCTATTCGCGCCTGATCCACGGCCTGAAAATCGCCGGCATGGAGATGGACCGCAAGATCCTCGCGGAACTCGCGGTTTCGGACAAAAAGGCCTTCGCGGAGATCGCGGAAGCGGCGAAGCGCGCCCTCTAG
- the pheS gene encoding phenylalanine--tRNA ligase subunit alpha — MAGEIERMTEAALSAIEAAGDLAALDALRVQYLGKKGELTALQKGVRDVPADERPKFGAAINDARARIEERLDARLAVFREAEKRRALEGARVDITLPGRRRPRGHLSPLTQVYDEVVGIFRGMGFSVEDGPEVEDDYHNFTALNFPPDHPARDMQQTLFVGDDLLLRTHTSPVQIRVMETSRPPIRMICPGWVYRSDTLDASHSPMFSQVEGLLVDRRVTMGDLFGVLDEFVHRFFGKNFRTRFRPSFFPFTEPSAEMDVTCIICNGTGQGPQGSCRVCKGTGWKEILGSGLVDPNVFLNVGYDPEEWTGLAFGMGVERLAMFKYGVDEIRHFFEGDLRFVSQF; from the coding sequence GTGGCGGGCGAAATCGAACGGATGACGGAAGCGGCGCTCAGCGCGATCGAGGCGGCCGGCGATCTGGCCGCGCTCGATGCGCTGCGCGTCCAGTATCTCGGGAAGAAAGGCGAACTGACCGCGCTGCAAAAGGGCGTGCGGGACGTGCCGGCCGACGAGCGCCCAAAATTCGGCGCGGCGATCAACGACGCCCGCGCGCGGATCGAGGAGCGTCTCGACGCGCGCCTGGCCGTTTTCCGCGAGGCCGAGAAACGCCGCGCGCTCGAAGGGGCGCGCGTGGACATCACGCTGCCGGGTCGGCGTCGCCCGCGTGGTCACCTGTCTCCGCTGACACAGGTTTACGATGAAGTCGTGGGCATCTTTCGCGGCATGGGATTTTCCGTCGAAGACGGACCCGAGGTCGAGGACGACTACCACAACTTCACGGCGCTGAACTTTCCGCCCGATCACCCGGCGCGCGACATGCAGCAGACGCTCTTCGTCGGCGACGACCTGTTGCTGCGCACGCACACGAGCCCCGTGCAGATCCGCGTGATGGAGACGTCGCGCCCGCCGATCCGCATGATCTGCCCAGGCTGGGTTTATCGGTCGGACACGCTCGACGCGTCGCACTCGCCGATGTTCTCGCAGGTCGAAGGTCTTCTTGTCGATCGTCGCGTCACGATGGGCGATCTGTTCGGTGTGCTCGACGAGTTTGTTCACCGGTTCTTCGGCAAAAATTTCCGGACGCGTTTTCGACCGAGCTTTTTCCCGTTCACTGAGCCGTCCGCGGAGATGGATGTCACCTGCATCATCTGCAACGGAACGGGGCAGGGGCCCCAGGGATCCTGCCGGGTCTGCAAGGGCACCGGTTGGAAGGAGATCCTCGGCAGCGGCCTCGTGGATCCCAACGTGTTCTTGAACGTCGGTTACGACCCGGAGGAATGGACGGGCCTCGCGTTCGGCATGGGCGTCGAGCGGCTCGCCATGTTCAAGTACGGCGTCGATGAGATCCGGCACTTTTTCGAAGGCGATCTGCGTTTCGTTTCCCAGTTTTGA
- a CDS encoding integration host factor subunit alpha: MTKADLVNTIYEKIGFSKKESARIVELVFEIIKDTLEKGEKIKISGFGNFVVREKRSRIGRNPQTNEEITISARKVLTFKPSQVLRNALKDIQDAADVTDVQNA, translated from the coding sequence ATGACCAAAGCGGACCTTGTGAACACGATTTACGAGAAGATCGGCTTCTCGAAAAAAGAGTCCGCGCGCATCGTCGAGCTGGTTTTCGAGATCATCAAGGACACGCTCGAAAAAGGCGAGAAGATCAAGATTTCGGGATTCGGCAATTTCGTCGTTCGCGAGAAGCGCTCGCGAATCGGACGAAACCCGCAGACCAATGAAGAGATTACGATCTCGGCCCGCAAGGTACTGACGTTCAAGCCAAGCCAGGTGCTGCGCAACGCGCTCAAGGATATTCAGGACGCCGCGGACGTCACCGACGTTCAGAACGCGTGA
- the surE gene encoding 5'/3'-nucleotidase SurE, whose amino-acid sequence MSILISNDDGVLAPGLVALRNALSKIDRVRVVAPDRERSAASHALTLHLPLRMKKLDDDVYAVDGTPADCVHLALNGIYKADPPRVVVSGINRGGNLGDDVTYSGTVAAAREAAILGFTSFAISNEQGADLHDFESAAQFAARLVRYLLANPLPRGLMLNVNVPGGPSPSPPFRITRLGHRIYGDEVVRKIDPRGNDYYWIAGQEHGFESIPDSDLDALHAGFVSVTPIRIDQTDAAQFERLRDLGDFL is encoded by the coding sequence TTGTCCATTCTGATCTCCAACGATGATGGAGTCCTTGCTCCCGGCCTCGTCGCCCTTCGAAACGCGTTGTCGAAGATCGATCGAGTCCGCGTGGTCGCTCCGGATCGCGAGCGCAGCGCCGCCTCTCACGCGCTCACGTTGCATCTGCCGCTGCGCATGAAAAAACTGGACGATGACGTCTACGCCGTCGACGGCACGCCGGCGGACTGCGTGCACTTGGCGCTCAATGGAATCTACAAAGCCGATCCGCCGCGCGTGGTCGTTTCCGGAATCAATCGCGGCGGGAACCTGGGCGATGACGTGACCTACTCGGGAACCGTGGCCGCGGCGCGGGAGGCCGCGATCCTGGGATTCACGTCGTTTGCGATCTCGAACGAGCAGGGGGCCGACCTGCACGATTTCGAATCGGCGGCCCAGTTCGCCGCCCGACTCGTGCGTTATTTGCTCGCGAATCCGTTGCCTCGAGGCCTCATGCTCAACGTGAACGTACCCGGCGGCCCGTCGCCGTCGCCGCCGTTTCGCATCACGCGCCTTGGTCACCGGATCTACGGCGACGAGGTCGTGCGCAAGATCGACCCACGCGGAAACGACTACTACTGGATCGCCGGACAGGAGCACGGATTCGAGTCGATACCGGACTCGGATCTGGATGCCCTCCACGCGGGTTTCGTGTCGGTGACGCCGATCCGCATCGACCAGACGGACGCCGCGCAGTTCGAGCGACTGCGCGACCTGGGCGACTTTCTGTGA
- a CDS encoding MerR family transcriptional regulator: MSESVRIPDKLYFRIGEVSDLTGIKPYVLRYWETEFDIVKPEKTESNQRLYKRKEVELIFEIKRLLYEEKFTIAGAKKVMHEKFRAHPDDQLPLNFRDEKSHEFLAQLRKEIVAIKELVEKG; encoded by the coding sequence GTGAGCGAATCGGTTCGGATTCCCGACAAGCTCTATTTCCGCATCGGCGAAGTCAGCGACCTGACTGGCATCAAGCCCTACGTGCTGCGCTACTGGGAAACCGAATTCGACATCGTCAAACCCGAGAAAACCGAGTCGAATCAGCGGCTTTACAAGCGCAAGGAAGTCGAGCTGATCTTCGAGATCAAGCGCCTCCTCTACGAAGAGAAGTTCACGATCGCCGGCGCCAAGAAGGTCATGCACGAAAAATTCCGGGCGCACCCCGACGATCAGCTCCCCTTGAATTTTCGCGACGAGAAGTCGCACGAGTTCCTCGCACAACTGCGCAAAGAGATCGTCGCCATCAAGGAACTGGTTGAAAAAGGCTGA
- the rpmI gene encoding 50S ribosomal protein L35 has product MPKAKTHKATKKRFKLSATGKVLYKASNARHILTKKTSKRKRHIRGVTTLAKADSARIRNLLGNPR; this is encoded by the coding sequence ATGCCGAAGGCCAAAACCCATAAGGCGACGAAGAAACGCTTCAAGCTCAGTGCGACGGGCAAGGTGCTGTACAAAGCCAGCAATGCCCGGCACATCCTGACGAAGAAGACCTCCAAGCGAAAACGACACATCCGAGGCGTGACGACTCTGGCGAAAGCGGACTCGGCGCGTATTCGCAATCTGCTTGGCAACCCACGCTAA
- a CDS encoding phenylalanine--tRNA ligase subunit beta, with translation MKISHNWLLDYVDAPSADRVAEVCNLRGMEVESVSRIGFEFAGVVTAHVRGVESLAGSDHLTVCQVFDGAATHRVICGAPNVRAGIVVAWAKPGSSLPGIGLVSEKDVRGVRSAGMLVSKRELGISEDHAGIWILPENTPIGAMLEDAVPVRDTVIEVDITANRPDLLSVIGMAREIAAALGVPLRRPDVPAQTVGGDVTQRMSVRIESPELCPRYTGSWVEGLRVAPSPLWMQLRLEAVGVRAISNLVDITNYVLHECGQPLHAFDPRFLDGAKIIVRAAREGETITTLDEIERKLVSTDLLICDGTKPVALAGVMGGANSLVSDSTSDVFIESAYFQPVAIRKTSQRLGLSTDSSYRFERGVDIDGVPWGLARAASLMAELGQGRIVTGMIDEYPAKREPLCVRARASRVNWILGTELTQDRVRELLGSIGILAQPLDGDALEARVPAFRVDLTREIDLIEEVGRLHGFGGIPYTMPATNAASKPMSKIDRIQQRCRETLVGLGYNEVVGISMTSAAVLDKVRREPGTYVEIRNPLTSEMSVLRDTLLPNLFRALRFNLARQEANVAIFETRRVFRPVAGEKFPLESLFVAGLITGARYPQTWAHTQTPVDFFDAKGAAEELLSELGLGASAAYGPGDDDPVLTYGAAARIEVNGRRVGRLGRFNDDVLAAFDIDVPAFGFEIDLSALSADALPKPYFQPWSRFPRTGRDIAVTVERTTPVGPMVEALRAVDPTNISAVSVFDVYTGQGVAASEKSIAFSVEIQSLSRTLTADDTNRLFESCLAVLTERFGAKLRN, from the coding sequence ATGAAGATCAGTCACAATTGGCTGCTCGATTACGTTGACGCGCCCTCGGCCGATCGCGTGGCCGAGGTCTGCAATCTGCGCGGCATGGAAGTCGAATCGGTGTCGCGGATCGGCTTCGAATTCGCCGGGGTCGTGACGGCGCACGTGCGTGGCGTCGAATCGCTCGCGGGCTCGGACCACCTCACCGTTTGCCAAGTCTTCGACGGCGCGGCAACTCATCGCGTGATCTGCGGCGCGCCGAACGTGCGCGCCGGCATCGTGGTTGCGTGGGCAAAGCCGGGCTCGTCGCTGCCGGGCATCGGACTGGTGAGCGAAAAGGATGTTCGCGGCGTTCGCAGCGCGGGCATGCTCGTCAGCAAACGCGAACTCGGAATCTCCGAGGATCACGCGGGAATCTGGATACTCCCCGAGAACACGCCGATCGGCGCGATGCTTGAGGACGCCGTTCCCGTGCGCGACACCGTGATCGAAGTCGACATCACCGCGAACCGGCCCGATCTGCTCTCAGTGATCGGGATGGCGCGGGAGATCGCGGCCGCGCTGGGCGTGCCTCTGCGGCGTCCCGACGTGCCGGCGCAGACTGTCGGCGGTGATGTCACGCAGAGGATGTCGGTTCGCATCGAATCGCCTGAACTTTGCCCGCGATACACGGGTTCGTGGGTCGAGGGTCTCCGCGTTGCGCCATCGCCGCTGTGGATGCAACTGCGTCTCGAGGCTGTCGGCGTCCGCGCCATCAGCAATCTCGTGGACATCACCAATTACGTGCTCCACGAATGCGGCCAGCCGCTGCACGCCTTCGATCCGCGGTTTCTCGACGGCGCGAAAATCATCGTGCGGGCCGCGCGCGAGGGCGAAACGATCACGACCCTTGACGAGATCGAGCGAAAACTCGTTTCGACGGATCTGCTGATCTGCGACGGGACGAAGCCCGTCGCTCTCGCGGGCGTGATGGGGGGTGCCAATTCCCTCGTCTCCGATTCGACGTCGGACGTCTTTATCGAATCGGCGTATTTTCAGCCGGTTGCGATCCGTAAGACGTCTCAGCGCCTCGGATTGTCCACCGATTCGAGCTACCGATTCGAGCGCGGTGTGGATATCGACGGCGTGCCGTGGGGGCTCGCGCGCGCGGCGTCGCTCATGGCGGAGCTGGGGCAGGGGCGCATCGTCACCGGAATGATCGATGAATATCCCGCGAAGCGAGAACCGCTGTGCGTTCGAGCCCGCGCGTCGCGCGTCAACTGGATCCTCGGCACCGAACTCACGCAGGACCGTGTGCGTGAACTGCTCGGTTCCATCGGGATTTTGGCGCAGCCCCTGGACGGCGACGCGCTCGAAGCTCGCGTCCCGGCGTTTCGGGTCGATTTGACGCGAGAGATCGACCTGATCGAAGAGGTCGGCCGCCTGCATGGTTTCGGCGGAATTCCGTACACGATGCCGGCGACGAACGCCGCGTCCAAGCCAATGTCGAAGATCGACCGCATCCAGCAGCGTTGCCGCGAAACGCTGGTGGGACTCGGCTATAACGAGGTCGTCGGGATTTCGATGACCAGCGCGGCCGTTCTCGACAAGGTTCGTCGTGAACCCGGAACATACGTGGAAATCCGAAATCCTCTCACGAGTGAAATGTCGGTGTTGCGCGACACGCTGCTTCCGAATCTTTTCCGCGCACTCCGGTTCAATCTCGCGCGCCAGGAAGCAAACGTCGCCATCTTCGAGACAAGGCGCGTGTTCCGCCCGGTTGCGGGCGAAAAATTTCCGCTCGAGTCGCTCTTTGTCGCGGGACTCATCACCGGCGCGCGCTACCCGCAAACCTGGGCGCATACGCAGACTCCGGTGGACTTTTTCGACGCCAAGGGCGCCGCGGAGGAATTGCTTTCGGAGCTCGGCCTCGGTGCTTCTGCGGCGTATGGGCCGGGTGACGACGACCCTGTGTTGACCTACGGTGCGGCCGCGCGGATCGAAGTGAACGGCCGGCGCGTTGGGCGATTGGGACGGTTCAACGACGACGTTCTCGCCGCGTTCGACATCGATGTCCCCGCGTTCGGATTCGAAATCGATCTCTCGGCGCTCTCCGCAGACGCATTGCCCAAACCGTACTTCCAACCGTGGTCGCGTTTTCCGAGGACCGGCCGCGATATCGCCGTAACCGTCGAACGCACGACGCCCGTCGGGCCGATGGTCGAGGCGCTTCGCGCCGTGGATCCAACGAATATCTCGGCGGTTTCGGTGTTCGACGTGTACACGGGACAGGGTGTCGCGGCGAGCGAGAAGTCGATCGCGTTTTCGGTGGAGATTCAGTCTTTGTCCCGCACTCTGACCGCCGACGATACGAACCGGCTGTTCGAATCCTGCCTCGCGGTCCTGACGGAGCGATTCGGGGCAAAGCTAAGAAACTAG